CGGAGAGGTACTGCACACAGGCATGGGGTGAGGGGCAGCCAGCTACACAGACACGCTTCCTCCAAACATATACACGGCTCTCGATCTCGCATTATGCACTCATTGTGTATCGCATTGAGCTAAACATTATGTACGAAGCCTTTATTGCGCACAAACACCCATGATTACCCGGGTATTTACCTACAAAGCTATGTCTGCACGCTTTATCCAGTGGCTTTGTAGGTCATGTTTATTTGACGTCATCAGACCATATATGGCTATGTTTGGGTTGTCAGTTGTCACACTATACATCCcagatatttttgttattaacacATATGCGGTGACCGAGTGGGGCATTTAaaatttcatattttgaagTTAAACTACACTATCTCCCATATTATGCCTATAAGTTTGTGATCTGCTCATGTTTCTAGTAACTAGGCTCTCTAGTATAAGAATTACATTAGATTTATAGATTGCCAGCGGTCTCCGCAATAGGGGAGTAAAAATTTACTAGAACATTCAAATCGACAgtatacaaaattgacaatgacattaacacattaatacatactgTTGCAGAAGGCAAAGATGGTCCTGTtattgtgagcttacaatctatctaCAAGAACTAGAGTTTTCAGTTGAGTGCAATCATGAGTTATAAAACTTACTCTAACCCGTAgagtaaaatacacaaaaaatgtgtattgtctggataaataaatatgtggatGTTTAGTACATATAAACAGCTTTATTGATGAGattaaatatttgaattatttttttttgaggttttgTGATCTGCATATGGATTTTATATGGATATGGATATTGCAAAATTACTGTACCACCAAGTCCCAACACTTGGAGAAAGATATGGGCTGGGGCCTGGGGCCTGGGGCCTGGCCATTTCTTGGTGGTGCAGGAggataggcagactagatgggtcacaTAGTTGTTAGCTACCATCACATTCCATGCatctaaaacatatttatgtattgtatggaAGACCCATAAAGGGTGGAGAAAAAATATCCAGTCatcataaaatgtaatctaaagTTTTTCTCACTCTAGGCATGCTGGTGGCCATATGCAGCATTGATGTAAATCACTCAGAAAAGCTTCAGATGATGATCCAAAGTACCTAAATAAGACAAACTCAAAGGGGGCAATTCCAGCCCATCCCTGTACCTTACATACACTCAAAGTCTCGTGTGTTTAAATGTTCACGTGACCTTCATTATTCATTGGGGCAAGATTCCTTAAAGCAAACTCACCAGACCATACTTACAtacaaagtccatcaagttcaacccttctacctaacgttcctactcttgatccaaaagaaggcaaaaaaaatccctaattaagctacttcgaattttGCCATCAGGgtaaaaaattccttcttgactccaagaggcaatccgatttctccttggatcaagaagctctaaaatatgaaCTCtgtttatagccctgtatgtcatgcctttctaaaaaacaaatatccagaccccttttgaaggcatctaatgtatttgataacaccacctcccttggcagtgaattacatacctttattgtccttgcTGTAAAGAATCTCTTCCTTTGTCGTCCATGAAACTCcgttcttccagtctcagagggtgacctcttgttctttgtacatttctgttaatgaacaggtcaccgaagagctctttatattggccgtgcatatatttatataatgttatcatatcccctgtAAGATGCTGTTTTTTCCAGTGTATAGAtttacttttttagtctctcttcataactagtatctcccaatccccttattaatttcgtagccctccattgcactttttctagttccataatgtcctttttaagggccggtgcccagaattgtaccgcatattcaaggtgaggtcttaccattgacctgtaaagaaGCAAGATGATATCTtcctcccgtgaatcaatacctctttttatgcatgccaaaaccttattggccctcgcagctgcttgctgacattgcgcactgttgtcaagtctattGTCTACCAtaagtccttctcattggtagttttccccaaggatattccatttaaagaataggttgcatttttattatttttaccatcgtgcataactttgcatttgtctatgttgaacctcatctgccacttgcacacCCAGTTCCCAACTCTGTTTAAATCCTCctgattagtctgaattaccctgccaagttttgtgtcatcagcaaaaactgtgacatggctctgaatgcagcttgggagatcatttataaataaattaaaaagaagaggacccaggacagacgcctgaggcactccacttaatacctgcctACAGtatgagaaacatccattcacaacaactctcTGCATTCTATTAGACAATTTCTgatccaaatacagacatttgcctcTAAGCCTAGTTCTGTTAATTTGAGTAGCCTTGTATgtgatgaccatacctgggaacttctcagctccggttacccggagccttcccttgcgggacgcggccaggactgcacactgatgttggcgggcggtcccgctgatgttggtgggcggtcctgctgacgtcgggggagttccGATGACGtcgggcagtcccgctgacgtcagaggagttcccactgacggcTGCTGGAAACACCCCCGTTTAttgggaaaaatgggcggggatcgggccgtgtcaagaccctgctcctgtGACCGGGAGGCTTCGGGTCTTGActcggagaaccggaggagcagcactcacccggcaatctccgggtcaaacacggagagttcccaggtatggtgatgacCCAAAGTACTTAAATCAGACCAACTCAAAGAGGACAATCCCAGCCAATCCCTGTACCTTACATACACTCAAAGTCTCGCATGTTTAAATGTGACTTTCATTATTCATTGGGGCAAGATTAAATTTCCTTGAAGCAAACTCCCCACAGCATTGCGTCACATTGTACCGTGACGAGAACTGTCACATAACACACCAAATTCACATAAAGGATGGGAATAGTTAAATGTAactgaaacattaaaattagAACTTTTCTAGGTTTGCACACGTTTCTTGTATAAGTGAAACTAGAATCGATGAAATGTAAATTTGCCTGCAGCCTGCTGTTCTGCAATGGTGTGAAATAATTGAACCGATGAGATTATACATGAGgagtttatttttatccaaATAGCTGCTGTTTTTGGAGCAGTAGCAATACACATAATTGGCTGACATGTTTGCGCCAGCGgttttaaacaaatacacacaaTATTATCCGTTGATATGTATTCCATTTGTATGGGATTTGTAACccgaaatattaaaaataaaatgtaacatgccCAGTGCTTTTATAATTCTCTGGAGCTTTGTAGAAAATAGGGTATTAACTTTATTAGAGTTAGGTTAAGCGGCCCACATGCCCTAGAAAGGATATCAAATAAGTGTACCTGTCACAGAGGTTTGTGCTAGCTTACACCCTTTGCATTATCGCTAGAACCTTTAACATGCTGAGGAGGACACACAAATGTCTAGCCAGCATATAGACCAAGAGAGTACCAACCTTCAACTCTTCACTTGCCAATCTGTTCCTAAAGGTTACCAGATGGTCATCCTGAAGAGGTCCTACCGATCACAACTGTTCATACGAGACTTAAGTCCACGTTTCCATTCATTTCTggcatttccttttatttcttacATGTCTGGTCACAGTTCCCCAGTTTACTAACATGCATCATTTACTCTTTCTTGCTCGTTTTTTTCCTAATTACCATaagctgagttttttttttatttacataaatattagcTGAATGCAAACTTATAGTATTCTGGTTACTTCAGGTTTCTGTTACATTACCTGCTGTTCTAGATCTTTTAGGTAAAATGACCTTTCATATATACATCTGTGCTAGCCCATGTTAGCTCTGTTGGAATATGTATCTTACGaatctatttctatttcttgtTACGTTATTAGATGTATGAAGATGCATAAAGTGACCATCCTCAGCTAATATTTAGTAACCGCACTGAGCAACGTTATGCCTGACTCAatgaaggaaataataaaacaacatcTAAGAGACTTCTAACCATTACATTTGGAACAATGGGCTGTAACAACACTGCTCTAGACATCTGCACCTTTCCCGATTTCAATGTGACATCTGTTCCCTCAAACAAATTTGGACCATTCCCAACCCCACTCAGGATATTGTTGGCAATAATCATGATGGTGATGATAGCTATTGCCTTTTTAGGCAATACCATTGTTTGCCTTATTGTTTATCAAAAGCCAGCTATGCGTTCAGCCATCAATCTCCTCCTAGCGACCCTGGCCTTCTCTGACATCATGTTGTCTCTTTTTTGCATGCCATTCACTGCAATTACGATAATCACTGGGAGCTGGTACTTTGGTACTCAGTTTTGTCAGATATCAGCCATGCTATACTGGTTTTTCGTGTTAGAAGGTGTTGCCATTCTACTAATAATCAGCGTGGATAGGTTCCTGATCATTGTACAGAGACAGGATAAGCTGAACCCACACAGAGCCAAGATAATGATTGCCACCTCATGGGTACTATCTTTCTGCATCTCCTTTCCATCGGTGGTTGGTTGGACTTTGGTGGAGGTACCAACACGAGCTCCGCAATGTGTCTTGGGATATACAGAGTTTTCCACTGACCGAGCTTATGCAGTCATGTTGGTTGTAGCTGTGTTCTTCATCCCTTTCAGCGTAATGCTTTATTCCTACTTGTGCATCTTGAATACAGTGAGAAGAAATGCGTTGA
This sequence is a window from Spea bombifrons isolate aSpeBom1 chromosome 2, aSpeBom1.2.pri, whole genome shotgun sequence. Protein-coding genes within it:
- the GPR45 gene encoding probable G-protein coupled receptor 45, which produces MGCNNTALDICTFPDFNVTSVPSNKFGPFPTPLRILLAIIMMVMIAIAFLGNTIVCLIVYQKPAMRSAINLLLATLAFSDIMLSLFCMPFTAITIITGSWYFGTQFCQISAMLYWFFVLEGVAILLIISVDRFLIIVQRQDKLNPHRAKIMIATSWVLSFCISFPSVVGWTLVEVPTRAPQCVLGYTEFSTDRAYAVMLVVAVFFIPFSVMLYSYLCILNTVRRNALRIHNHAESLCLSQVSKLGLMGLQRPHQMNVDMSFKTRAFTTILILFIGFSLCWLPHSVFSLLSVFSRTFYYSSSFYIISTCILWLSYLKSVFNPVIYCWRIRKFREACMEFMPKTFRILPKVPGRTKRRIRPSTIYVCSDHQSAV